The DNA sequence acacggtatgaccgtatgaaaatctgcagcatctgATTCTCTCTCTACTTTCTCCCTGCTTCCGAGGCAATTATCGTATTGTTTGACGAACTGAATAAGCGAGCTGTTCTGGGTGataaacttgttaaaaaatgaatgcatgctctcactcctttgtgtgcttctcatcctTGCCcaaaagtggtgatccagatagataggaacccatatatgacggtcttcATACAGATCTGCagaatacacccaaacacagactgTGAATACACCCGATAAACACATGCAATTTACAtctctgctgcagattttaaacaaacattacctgaaagccacttgttgtccgcaagaccaaaattcagcagaaaatcattccaattcctatcaaataaatctttgctatgagagttccaaacaactTGGCTCATTTCTTGCTCAATATCGGCATGTCCCTTGTACCCatttaatttgcttggaatcttcttcatgatgtgccaaatacaccaaCGGTAAACTGTTGTTGGCATACAGGCCTCTAAAGCCCTTTTCATTGATGCGCACTGATCGGTGAGAAACCCTTTCAGAGCGtttcctcccatgcaacgaagccagcattgaaataaccatttgaatgattcaatttcttcgttcttcatcaaagagcatccgagaagtgttgactgaccgtggtgattcaccccgacaacagaaccacagaccaaattatacctgaaaCAAATTACCATAGTCCAGAATGCAAAATCATTAGGTACAACCCAAAAAATGCTTCGTATACACCCAATGAAACAGGCAATATACACCTCTGCTGCGgattcataaaaataaattaatttagcatcataaacaggggcagtttgttacctgtttgtattgtaggtggtgtCGAATGAAATGACGTCTCCGAAATACTCAAAGGCAGCTCTGCTTCTTGCATCGGCCCAAAAAGCCAGCTTAATCGATTGATCCTCCTCGAGTTCgagctcaaaaaagaaattcggattcttctctttcattcttaacaaatatttcccgaattcctttgcatcttcttgttcGGAAACATTTCGCACTTCCCTAGTAATGTAATTCCTCACGTCCTTTTCGATAAAATTTAACTCACGGTGACCCCCGGCAGccgcaacaaatgattggtaggttttgcttggtctgataccggcctcctcgttattctctatcgtacgacgaatggacatgcttagttccctgTGCTGTTTGCGCATCTCTGCTATGCTTGGATATATAGCAGGGGTGTGAATGAtccagcacaacctttgaaatgatccaagcaccgacatccttcaatgtgtgtatataaattcttgcaggacagtttaaaccggctgtcggattggtcttctcggtcggagatattttagatttccattttccctctctgctacatgtaatcagttgattcttaatctcgtttcccttcctatttgtacaccgaactcttgtagagaaACCTGTAGCCTTGGCGTTGTTCCTGTAAAATTTTCcagcatcttcaagggtggtAAAAGTCATTCCAACCTTCGGAACAAGCTCGTCATCAACAACCAAGAGAGGCTGCACAATACACCATGTCAGAAACTGtgaatacacccatagatatgattcaaatacacccaatcatgtctAACATGATACACCCGAACCGCTACAACTCAACTACAGAATGACCTTTAAAGtcataaactgtaaatacacaggctgcagaatacaccatgtcaaaaactaaaaacacacccaatcatgtctgatataatacacctgaacaacaacaactcaattaaaataacaaaaaaccagtaaagtgtaaatacacccacacttctagcaaaaatacacccaaaaaggACCTGATCTACACCCGAGCGTCTGCTATAAATTCCAGATAATTAATCACAAATAATACATTGAGTCGACAGATTCATGTTAAAGTGTTAGTTTCACAGTCAATGTTCAGCAATTTTTCAACTACACAATACTATACAAATTACTGCAAGAAAATTCATACTAATCCTatgtaaatcaaacctcaggaactttgttagattcaaattcataatccacTTCGCCTAGATTCAGCTGATAATCTGAGGTTGAAtgatccattatcttcaaaacgagttcaaactttgatttcagaaaacaacaaatcaaaatagaaaacGAAGCTCGAGTTGcacagagagagaagaaagtaacgtaaacgaagaacataccagtgagaaaaggagaggaaaagaacgatggagaagaaaaaggagggaagaggcgcgagaagaagaacaaccaaatctcaaaataacgaaaacgaatcttttaaatttggtagttaGATATACGCGGGATCTTATATAGCGCGTGTATACAACGTATGTGGAGAGGCGcgtttttttgttttattgcttaatgaacttgtaaagcatacaagccctaatggcttgtatgcagagcttttccgttttaagaattttaaatttaaatcaaatatgatctaatccaataagatcaaatctgatttaaattagttatcttatcttttagagatttaaattgttatcttatcttatctttaggcTAAATTGTTAGGAGTCTATTTAAATACTTTTTGTGAAACAATTTACACaattttgatgaataaaattttcAGTTGTTTTAAGCATATTTTTATTGTGTGATCAAGTAAGATAAGTGATTTGCTTCCCTTGTTGCATGAAGAAGATTAAAGGATCCAACCTAAGGTAATTTTGTGTGTTAGTTTCTTTTAGTTTTTACCCTCTGATCTAGATTATCAAtgacaaattttttaaaagtctAGTAGAGAATCCCTTATGGAGACCTAAGTTGCTAAGAACAGATTTTTTAGAGgtatagtaaaaaaattatttatctatctttttgtattttcactatattttttttatccctTTTGTATTTTCTCCATGCCTTTTTTGTCGTGATGTTCTTCGTCCCTAATTTTCTTATCACAATTGTTGCTATTAAGTGAGTACGATAATTTATTTTAACTTAGTGTGAATgcttttgaaaaacaatttcaaTATGTCGCTTTTGTTCCACGAATGCTTCGCATTTTTTTCAAACTTGATTGTGAACATTCTTATTATTTTCAACATGTACTTGCAACtactctttctttttctaattgaaaagacctctttttcaaaagtatCAACACTTACACCATCAGATTTTTTAAGATAGcaacaaagacaaaaaaaatcatcTTTTGATATACTATATTTCAACCAATTGCCAAATTCGTCAAACCAATCAACATTAAATCTACCGAGAGAAATTCTAAATTATGTTTGTAAAAAATTATGTTCTTTTGGTTGACAAAGTTCCTTCTGTGAATAACTTATCTAGTTTCATCTTTGTTATTTGAAtcataatttgaaattttgggttgttGTCTAAATTAGCTATTAGATTTTtcacataaaattttaaaaagttttttattaGAAGAGACTAATGGaataatttcaaattctaatggtagttttttttaaatattttttattattattcttataaataaaaaaaatatattctaaattagtatattaatcaatttactttaaaaatttatacGCAACATAATTACGtataataaaatgaaagataaaaataaataaataataaaaattaataaattgagAATGAAATAAAATACATGAAGTCATTATggaataaaaaattagattaatatttaaattacaattgattgaattagaaattataattaaaaatataaaaaagaagaataataatattaaaagataCATAAAgagttatataaaaaaattataaaaaattataatttatttttttatgaaaaatagatgactattaaacaaaaaataaaaaaaataaaactgaaaaTATGAGACcaataaataatgaaaaatttagtgtcttgttattttattttttctttacttcaaaaaaaaaaaaaaggatttcaataagaaaaactaagaaaaaggATTTCAATAAGAATACAAAGAGTCAAAGAGGATGGAGAGGTACAAAAAGTGGGATTGGACTTATTTTAATAGTGGTGAAGTCATTCAATATTTGAACTGGGGGCATACTTGTATATGGATATAATTTTTGTAAGAAATTTAAGAGTTTAGTGGGAGTAAATACCGTCCAATGTTCAATGTGGGTCTGTAGTTGAGTGCAgcaatatttaaaattatatggATAAATATTAAAAGACTAAACCAAATTTGGTATAgtctagtggttagctcactagtccgcttaagcaagtgtcggggGTTCGAATTTCGTTTTGTGCATGCAGCAATCCATTGGCCAGCGgcaaacccttaaatggagctcagtacCGCGGCATATTAGTCATTGGCCTGCCGGGTTGGAGGATACCgtgagaaacaaaaaaaatattaaaagactATGTCTAACTAAATCAAGTTTAAAATgagtttaaaaaatttgagtttgATTCATATTTCGACTTAataattgaatttatttataaagttcacaaatttattcaaataaaatttataatttcatataaataaattataaaaaaattaaattataatttttgacTTTTAccaaaatcatatatatatatgatatattGCTCTTTTTATCATAAATATGATatcaaatattaatatatagatatattgctctttttatcataaataatttaattaagtttattatttattcaaCTTACAAAGATATTACAATTAAGATATAACAATACAAATCAATACACCTTAAAACCCATGAATGTTATAATTATGTGTGtatgtataattatatattattattataaattaaaattataaaatacataatgtataaattaatataaatagtGATAATACATAATctataatttgtatatataattaaattagttcATAAGTTAATATGTTGAATTTAtccaaatttaaatttagattaCTTAATATATGAATTCAAATTcagtaaatataaaaaatgagctcaaatttaaattcaaactcAACTCACAAACTCATAAACTTAATCAATTGAGTTATTAACAAATTGAACTCTAAGTTAGGTCACAATCTAATTTGTCGTACTTCTAGGTTCTAACCCTATTTAATACCAACATGGGattagaagaaagaagaaaaaatcataTCCTTTTTTAAAAACACCCttcatatataatttataaaaaatacagcttgcaatatttaatatttaaattattaattttttaatttgaaaatcaaatactTCCTATTTTAATTAACATTACCCACATTTAGTTAACAAGAGACACTGGTGTTAACTAATTCCAGAATAGAATtaccatttttcttctttttcttttggacTGTGCCAAATTATCCATTTTTTCGGAAAACAATCCAGTGATCCAGATGATGAGGGCCCAATAGTGTTCCTGAAAGGCAGGGCCCACAAATGCCAAACGgagtattttttttgtgttgtttCAGTCTTCAGTATCAAATTTGCCCCATAGCATAAAATAAATGAAGGAAAAAACGGGTGATCCCAATTCCCAAGAGAGGAGTGGGCAATGCATCGCAGCCGTTGAATTCCAAATAAACAAATGAGCTGGACACGTTTAACGGTGCACTCCGAGGCGAGGGAAGCGCTTCCGCTCCCGTCCCAATCGCTTCAGTGTGACCCACCCACACTTCAACTCAAACTCCAACCTTCCGTGTCTTCTAGTAATACTCTTCCTCTCACTTCATAACCAAACACTTCTAACcccctttcttctcttcttttctcttctctataATTCGAAGATATATGGCGGATTGGGGGCCCGTGGTGATAGCTGTGGTGCTCTTCGTACTGCTGAGCCCGGGCCTCCTCTTTCAGATTCCCGGgaggggaagagtggttgagttTGGGAACATGCAAACCAGTGGGGCTTCCATTATGGTTCATGCCATCATCTATTTCGGTCTCATCACCATCTTTCTCATTGCCATCGGTGTTCATATCTACACCGGCTAAGGGTAACCCTCCATCTATACAGACATGGATCTATTCTGCTAGATCtcaatgtatttttatttttatgtactcTAGTTTCTAGGTAGTAGTATTATCAGCCTTTTAAGTTTTAACATTTCCGCTTTGGCTATGCGTATATGTACTGTATTCgtatttgtatttgtattttgtatGTGTGTAACTGGATTCCGGGCACAACAACGTGTTCCTCCTTTTATTTCTGCGACTTGATACTACTTTTCCCCTGGTCAGTTTCGCTTATCATATCttccaaaaagaaagaaagtagaGAAAAAGGGGTAAGGATGATACTCTATCTATCCGTGACGTAATGATCCATCATATTTATTGCTGTATGACGGTGGATTTGTTTTGTTCAACATTATTTCCAATCTTGGCCTTATTATGTGCTCTGCCTTTTCCAGCTTTTCTCAATATTATTGTTGCCTCATCTGAATTACTGTTTTTAGCAACTTTGGTGCTTTacaataatactaataataattataaaaggTTCAAGTAAAGAAGGGAAAATGTATGTCATGTACAAATCATTGTAAATATATATCTTGAATCATATTAATTTGAACTGAACAATTATTTGCGATCACAAACAGTAAAATGTCATTTTAGGCAGCTCATGTATGCGTGGGAAAGACGTTTCAATGAACATATGGGAGTTCAACGTCTTTTTCattatagaaaaatatattatttttcaagATTCGATAGCTAATAGGGTAATACTGAAACCATTGCTTGCTATGATCCAACCTTCGTTTGTAATTAGATATTAAATTTATTGGACAAATAAaaacaattaatttttatatttattatctaaaaatattttttttcctccACTCCCTCAGTCACTGTTTTAGAGTCGGAGCCGCTGAAACAACCATGCTCTCCATTACAATCCTTCAACTCCACTCAATCATTCTCCGTCCTTATTCCTCTTTCTTCATCCCCATCCTTATTCCTCTTCCTTCACCTACAGGCTCTCCGCGTGCGCACCATTGACGCGGCACAGCCTTCGACTAATGCAAGTAGACCGTTCCCACTCTGCATGCCTTGGGCTCTGTTGATTCTTTGTCAagaaatattttgttttgactTTTTTAGCcggtttggattttttttccCTCATTTATCGGTACCATCCGCgaatccaaaatttttttatttttacaataaaattaatatgtgtatataaaaattaattattaaattatttattaattattatatatttgtatatagataaatatattgtttaacttatttttaaaatatattttatattttaatatatattttatataaataattttttatgtatatataacatgattattattataattatattttattattatagaatatgattatcttttaaaaaatttaatttataaattaaaatattaaaataataatttaaataataacttgtaatttaaaattctattttttaggttttatattttataaaaattgaataataatttttttaacaatacaatcaaaataatttttttatatatatcactaaaaaattatttaaaaatttatttttcatgcaaTTAGAAGTctgttacaaaaaaaaattagagctAATTTcgaaaaaagataaataatatatttttaagttactttttaagaaaaatatcaaTCACATTTAAATTGGGAATTGATCATTTTAATAGACATCtaatatgaaatttttaaattcattattaagtactaaaaattgaataaaaaattattataaggtcaaattcataatttaaaaaggataaataaatattaatacgatatactaataaaaaaatttcaaattataatGGGGCAAACCCACAACAAAGAACATAGATCCATTCCAGAATATA is a window from the Arachis stenosperma cultivar V10309 chromosome 3, arast.V10309.gnm1.PFL2, whole genome shotgun sequence genome containing:
- the LOC130967543 gene encoding uncharacterized protein LOC130967543 — its product is MADWGPVVIAVVLFVLLSPGLLFQIPGRGRVVEFGNMQTSGASIMVHAIIYFGLITIFLIAIGVHIYTG